From Scleropages formosus chromosome 1, fSclFor1.1, whole genome shotgun sequence, a single genomic window includes:
- the arv1 gene encoding protein ARV1 yields the protein MAGAPFRCVECSADAFELYRDYTNGILKISICGSCHKPVDKYIEYDPVIILIDAILCKTQAFRHILFNTKINIHWKLCVFCLLCEAYLRWSRLQGSEQSADPADIIRYTTEWEFYGMFGLATLELGIFLGGVLAFLWLIQRLQGSSLELEPLLKALLLSCYGKLLLIPAVIWEHDYSLLCFALLRLFVLTSNSQAIRVILNSSRRLSFLAVCIGLLLETLAAQSFQALLWRTQDSLPLW from the exons ATGGCCGGGGCGCCTTTTAGATGTGTGGAGTGCAGTGCCGATGCGTTTGAGCTCTACCGGGACTATACCAATGGCATTTTGAAAATTTCAATATGc GGCTcctgccacaaacctgtggaCAAATATATCGAATATGATCCAGTCATAATTCTGATTGATGCCATTTTGTGCAAAACTCAAGCCTTCCgacacattttgtttaataCAAAGATCAAC ATTCACTGGAAGCTGTGCGTGTTCTGCCTGCTGTGTGAGGCTTACCTGCGGTGGTCACGGCTGCAAGGGTCTGAGCAGAGCGCGGATCCGGCGGACATCATCCGATACACCACAGAATGGGAGTTCTACGGCATGTTCGGCCTGGCCACGCTGG AGCTGGGCATTTTCCTGGGTGGTGTGCTAGCCTTCCTCTGGCTTATTCAAAGGCTCCAGGGGTCGAGCCTGGAGCTGGAGCCCCTGCTGAAGGCCCTGCTGCTCTCATGCTACGGCAAACTGCTGTTGATCCCTGCCGTCATTTGGGAGCACGATTACTCCCTTCTCTGCTTTGCCCTCCTCCGCCTGTTTGTGCTCACATCCAACTCCCAGGCCATCCGAG TcattttaaacagcagcagaagactcTCTTTCTTGGCGGTGTGCATTGGCTTGCTCTTGGAGACTTTGGCTGCACAGAGCTTCCAGGCGTTGCTGTGGAGGACGCAGGACTCCCTGCCATTGTGGTGA
- the sprtn gene encoding DNA-dependent metalloprotease SPRTN has protein sequence MMMDEDFLLALQLQEQFDQEASASSSSSSEQSSNKKRRVAPDEVRIIPYAGGGSLHPERPLSIVDESWELLDPNPDVRAMFLAFNDMFFWGKLSGVEVRWSPRMTLCAGLCCYEGRGGLCSIRLSEPLLKLRPRRDLVQTLLHEMIHALLFVTQNNRDRDGHGPEFCKHMDRINKASGTNITVYHTFHDEVDLYRQHWWRCNGPCQNLKPFFGYVKRAMNRAPSAQDPWWADHQQSCGGTYIKIKEPENYGKKDKKDHNKDTKGHTQPANRSKSGLQDIRNVLPFSGKGFVLGGNPRPASPEKQPELSNARLPSSTFSGKNHNGPGQASPGKIGGQATVSSGSSGPQNLPKRPNSLNKKSVSNTKAFVNINGSPVRISGTLNTNFSRVKQKSFSDLFSPGGAKSAPWAGQSCISSSASTSTSFKTTGPSYAEKDGGASADLRDTAFTSNSVNLGRAHSNHSSNPADSRPGSGFHSEQIRSPKKPSSTLPISKKRPWEGITSTNICDFFKRKTGVSSGVVDTRETPAPAATCSFSQPALQAAPADTTDPRVRCPVCQIPVPESKINEHLDSCLT, from the exons ATGATGATGGACGAAGACTTTCTGCTGGCTCTTCAGCTGCAGGAGCAGTTCGACCAGGAAGCgtcggcctcctcctcctccagttctGAACAAAGCAGTAACAAGAAGAGACGAGTGGCTCCAGACGAGGTCCGGATCATCCCGTACGCCGGTGGCGGCTCTCTGCACCCCGAGCGGCCCCTGTCGATCGTGGACGAGTCGTGGGAGCTGCTGGACCCCAACCCTGACGTCAGGGCCATGTTTCTGGCCTTCAACGACATGTTCTTTTGGGGCAAACTCAGCGGGGTGGAAGTGAGGTGGAGCCCCCGGATGACCCT GTGTGCGGGTTTGTGCTGCTATGAAGGCCGGGGGGGACTGTGCTCAATTCGACTCAGTGAACCGTTGCTGAAACTAAGACCGCGCCGAGATCTGGTGCAG ACCCTCCTGCATGAGATGATCCACGCTTTGCTCTTTGTGACCCAGAACAACCGAGATCGAGATGGACACGGTCCGGAGTTCTGCAAGCACATGGACAGAATCAATAAAGCCAGTGGCACAAATATCACT GTATATCATACCTTTCACGATGAAGTGGACCTGTACCGCCAGCACTGGTGGCGCTGTAATGGACCGTGTCAAAACCTGAAGCCTTTCTTTGGCTACGTCAAGCGAGCCATGAACCGGGCTCCTTCGGCCCAGGACCCATGGTGGGCAGACCACCAGCAGTCCTGTGGGGGCACTTACATTAAAATCAAAGAGCCAGAGAACTATGGGAAGAAGGACAAGAAGGACCATAACAAAGACACAAAGGGtcacacacaacctgcaaacaGAA GCAAATCAGGTTTGCAGGACATAAGAAATGTTCTTCCGTTCAGCGGCAAAGGCTTTGTCCTTGGGGGGAACCCTCGGCCAGCCTCACCTGAAAAACAGCCGGAGCTCAGTAACGCCAGACTACCATCGAGTACGTTTTCGGGAAAAAACCACAATGGACCTGGCCAGGCCAGTCCAGGGAAGATCGGGGGTCAAGCCACCGTGAGCTCTGGTTCAAGTGGACCGCAGAACCTGCCCAAGAGACCAAATTCTCTAAATAAAAAGTCTGTCAGCAACACCAAGGCATTTGTCAATATAAATGGATCTCCAGTTCGAATTTCAGGGACCCTCAACACCAATTTCAGCAGGGTAAAGCAGAAATCATTCAGTGACCTCTTCAGCCCCGGTGGAGCCAAGTCTGCTCCATGGGCAGGACAGAGCTGTATAAGTTCTAGTGCCTCCACTAGCACCTCCTTCAAGACCACAGGACCGTCGTATGCTGAAAAGGACGGAGGCGCGTCAGCAGATTTACGAGACACAGCCTTTACCAGCAATTCCGTGAACCTTGGACGGGCTCACAGCAATCATTCTTCCAACCCTGCAGACTCGAGGCCTGGTTCTGGTTTTCATTCAGAACAGATCAGGTCACCTAAAAAGCCATCATCCACCCTTCCTATTTCCAAGAAAAGGCCTTGGGAGGGCATCACCTCCACGAACATCTGTGattttttcaaaaggaaaacagGCGTGTCTTCTGGGGTCGTGGATACGAGGGAgactcctgctccagctgccaCCTGTTCTTTCTCCCAACCAGCCCTTCAGGCAGCCCCTGCTGACACCACGGATCCCAGGGTTAGGTGCCCCGTGTGTCAGATCCCTGTGCCTGAGTCAAAGATCAATGAGCATTTAGACTCCTGTCTCACATGA
- the fam89a gene encoding protein FAM89A, translating to MNGKAANAGAGAGTAAGGTSPACLDGLPPLPKSLSGLLHSSGGSWRDVERMYAKKSRIQDELSRGRSAADGLAACRPANLDAALALLRKEMVGLRQQDMSLLCQLWSLHESIQEYKGSCQDLTAGSSSDSPYGMENGYFDEEDEYYQDASLTPTEQSESNELSPPNGDVKEKWLRDSLHITI from the exons ATGAACGGCAAAGCAGCGAACGCGGGCGCGGGCGCGGGCACGGCGGCGGGCGGCACGTCGCCGGCCTGTCTGGACGGGCTTCCCCCGCTGCCCAAGAGCCTGAGCGGCCTGCTGCACTCGAGCGGCGGCTCGTGGAGGGACGTGGAGCGCATGTACGCCAAGAAGAGCCGCATCCAGGACGAGCTGAGCCGCGGACGGAGCGCCGCCGACGGACTGGCCGCCTGCAGGCCCGCCAACCTGGACGCGGCGCTGGCGCTGCTGCGGAAGGAGATG GTGGGGCTGCGTCAGCAGGACATGTCGTTGCTGTGTCAGCTCTGGTCTCTCCACGAGTCGATCCAGGAGTACAAGGGCAGCTGCCAGGACCTGACGGCTGGGTCCAGCTCCGACAGCCCTTACGGCATGGAGAACGGCTACTTTGACGAAGAGGACGAGTACTACCAGGACGCGAGTTTAACGCCGACCGAGCAGTCGGAGTCGAACGAGCTGTCGCCGCCGAACGGAGACGTCAAGGAAAAGTGGCTTCGCGACTCTTTGCACATCACCATTTGA